The following are encoded in a window of Pecten maximus chromosome 17, xPecMax1.1, whole genome shotgun sequence genomic DNA:
- the LOC117315560 gene encoding ankyrin repeat domain-containing protein 50-like, with amino-acid sequence MGVNPNRGDALANAAIRGDADIVTLLLDKGVDPNKGDALKGATLHGNTDIVKMILERGGDPNKMSDLLEEAARHGHEGIVELLLKKGADSNKGNALEEAAENSHEGIVKLLLGLASEPKKAYALTNAARNGHEGIVRMMLERGADPNKGDALEKAAGHGHERIVKLMLERGADPNKDDALRWASFGGHKNIVALLLKKGADPNQGDGLMEAASRGHKDIVALLLEKGADIKELAVEDKKASIKGDMSELIKKKQEQIRKHQQEFKAGITENDEKIRNITITVVGHKGVGKSCFVRQIKHESIPIGGPNSTDTADFYVNYIAYNPNTGYRQKLDEEGELDCGRHRLKRIIDRYRKEKKTTGSGHVREPERGTEDKRAPSSMFATATSLMSSTSLETEREVCTRH; translated from the exons ATGGGTGTAAACCCTAATAGG ggcGATGCATTGGCAAATGCAGCAATCAGGGGCGATGCGGACATTGTTACTTTGTTGTTGGACAAGGGGGTTGACCCTAATAAG GGTGATGCATTGAAAGGGGCAACACTTCATGGCAATACGGACATTGTGAAAATGATACTGGAAAGAGGAGGTGACCCAAATAAG ATGAGTGACTTATTGGAAGAGGCAGCAAGACATGGCCATGAGGGCATCGTCGAACTGCTGCTTAAGAAAGGCGCTGACTCTAATAAG GGTAATGCATTGGAAGAAGCAGCAGAAAATAGCCATGAAGGAATTGTTAAACTTTTACTAGGGTTGGCATCAGAACCTAAGAAG GCTTACGCTTTGACAAACGCAGCACGTAATGGCCACGAGGGCATTGTTAGGATGATGCTCGAAAGGGGTGCGGACCCGAATAAG GGTGACGCGTTAGAAAAGGCAGCAGGGCATGGGCATGAACGCATTGTCAAGCTAATGCTAGAGAGGGGTGCGGACCCTAATAAG GATGATGCTTTGAGATGGGCATCATTTGGTGGCCATAAGAACATTGTAGCACTGCTTCTAAAGAAGGGGGCCGATCCTAATCAG GGAGATGGTCTGATGGAAGCAGCAAGCAGGGGTCACAAAGACATAGTGGCACTACTCCTTGAGAAGGGAGCGGATATTAAAGAG ctGGCGGTCGAAGATAAAAAAGCCTCGATCAAAGGAGATATGAGTGAATTAATTAAGAAAAAGCAAG AACAAATACGGAAACACCAGCAAGAATTCAAGGCAGGAATCACggaaaatgatgaaaaaatccGTAATATTACTATTACGGTCGTTGGCCATAAAGGCGTTGGGAAGTCGTGTTTCGTAAGACAAATTAAACATGAAAGCATACCGATAGGTGGGCCGAACTCGACGGATACCGCCGATTTTTACGTAAACTACATAGCCTACAACCCGAACACCGGATATCGACAAAAACTCGACGAAGAAGGAGAATTGGACTGCGGTCGTCATCGACTGAAACGAATTATCGATCGATATCGAAAAGAGAAAAAGACTACTGGATCGGGGCATGTCCGTGAACCAGAGCGTGGAACCGAGGACAAAAGAGCTCCTTCATCTATGTTCGCAACCGCAACATCTCTGATGTCATCTACGTCCTTAGAAACAGAAAGAGAG GTTTGCACCAGACACTAA
- the LOC117315561 gene encoding uncharacterized protein LOC117315561, producing the protein MEFITQLWEERFLEDKEALYIVLETLSLVAKPTSDDPNVEVDYFIVPSMLQTANPEVIHHVLDDPDTVTTSTLCLKFNNPFIPQAVWDKMIASCIHRFQRLDEYDQGCFKSIYRGFACLTVDCLWNMIINCRDNAMKITMFRKDTDKSSTTGAGVNLLYILEFLLRHILESNHQSHLGFQFYLHSDFRFTSGDKMVKVDDLRQKLRLQSFSSNGNRWLDMDDLHVWFKDPDKKAEQTGTRQTNSANAVSDRNLSFKEIGRVSGYIGKSYQMFLVELNCRMETLEQGMEENRHLAFRSRITKVLIKLQKMKRDITVSSVADAMSLHGMDPSTIPTIFDCNRATVFKDGSLPEGWVQTRLSVK; encoded by the exons ATGGAATTCATCACACAACTTTGGGAGGAAAGATTCCTCGAAGACAAAGAAGCACTCTACATTGTCTTGGAAACTCTTAGTCTCGTAGCGAAACCAACTTCAGATGATCCAAACGTCGAGGTTGATTACTTCATAGTTCCAAGTATGCTACAGACAGCGAATCCCGAGGTGATTCATCATGTACTTGATGATCCTGATACAGTCACAACTTCAACACTTTGTCTGAAATTCAACAATCCATTCATCCCACAGGCAGTGTGGGACAAGATGATTGCCTCCTGCATCCACAGATTCCAGCGATTAGATGAATATGACCAAGgttgttttaaatcaatttaccGCGGCTTCGCTTGCCTGACCGTGGATTGCCTGTGGAACATGATAATCAACTGCAGGGACAATGCCATGAAGATCACGATGTTCAGGAAGGATACGGACAAATCATCAACAACAGGAGCTGGGGTAAACTTACTCTACATTCTCGAATTTCTCCTCCGACATATTCTCGAGTCGAATCACCAAAGTCATCTAGGATTTCAATTTTACCTCCACAGCGACTTCAGGTTCACATCCGGTGACAAGATGGTAAAAGTGGATGACCTCCGACAGAAGCTACGCCTTCAAAGCTTCAGTTCGAATGGGAACAGATGGCTTGATATGGACGATCTTCACGTCTGGTTCAAAGACCCAGACaaaaag GCAGAGCAAACTGGAACGCGTCAGACGA ACAGTGCGAATGCTGTATCCGATAGAAACCTCTCCTTCAAAGAAATCGGAAGAGTTTCTGGATACATCGGCAAGTCCTACCAGATGTTCCTCGTGGAACTAAACTGTCGTATGGAGACACTTGAACAGGGGATGGAAGAGAACCGACACCTTGCCTTTAGATCCCGCATCACAAAGGTTTTAATCAAACTTCAAAAAATGAAGCGAGACATTACAGTATCTTCTGTAGCTGATGCAATGTCACTGCATGGGATGGATCCCTCGACGATTCCCACAATTTTCGACTGCAACAGGGCTACCGTGTTCAAAG ATGGATCCTTGCCGGAGGGCTGGGTACAAACACGCCTCTCTGTAAAGTGA